A region of Photobacterium sanguinicancri DNA encodes the following proteins:
- the btuD gene encoding vitamin B12 ABC transporter ATP-binding protein BtuD gives MTIISAKNLAMPPRLLPVSFSLSAGEILHLIGPNGSGKSTAISLLSGLFSADGDIQFLGVNIGSYDYPSLAQRRCYLSQQDRPAFSVAVYHYLALATSALVNVNAVQLQVAINEICDALGINDKLNRNIQQLSGGEWQRVRLAAACLQVWPAINPDAKLLLLDEPAAALDIGQEAAMYRLVKKIARQGVAVIMANHDLNRTLTEADQVILLNNGSCVAKGTPDEVMTAERLTDIFATNVYRTEIEGRSCLLFRD, from the coding sequence ATGACAATTATTAGTGCAAAAAATCTCGCGATGCCACCTCGGTTGTTACCTGTCTCTTTTTCGTTGTCAGCTGGAGAGATTTTACATTTGATAGGCCCTAATGGCAGTGGGAAAAGCACGGCGATTTCATTGTTATCGGGCTTATTTTCTGCTGATGGTGATATTCAGTTTTTAGGGGTGAATATCGGAAGTTATGATTACCCATCACTAGCGCAGCGTCGCTGCTATTTATCGCAGCAAGATCGTCCTGCTTTTTCAGTCGCTGTGTACCATTATTTAGCGCTGGCGACGTCAGCGTTAGTTAATGTTAACGCGGTACAGTTACAAGTAGCCATTAATGAGATCTGTGATGCGTTAGGGATCAACGACAAACTGAATCGAAATATTCAGCAATTATCCGGTGGTGAGTGGCAACGTGTCCGTTTAGCGGCAGCTTGCTTACAAGTATGGCCAGCCATTAATCCCGATGCAAAACTACTGCTATTAGATGAACCTGCAGCAGCGCTTGATATTGGGCAAGAAGCGGCAATGTATCGATTGGTGAAGAAAATTGCGCGGCAAGGTGTTGCGGTTATTATGGCCAACCATGACCTTAATCGTACGCTTACAGAAGCAGATCAGGTGATTTTACTGAATAACGGTTCTTGTGTTGCGAAAGGAACACCAGATGAGGTAATGACCGCAGAACGATTAACTGATATTTTTGCAACCAATGTATACCGCACCGAAATAGAAGGGCGTAGCTGCTTGTTGTTTAGAGACTAA
- a CDS encoding methyl-accepting chemotaxis protein — protein MKKLKLKSKLLLLSLLPLFVTLAVAIGLIVTLEQNALNEEVVHYQERLISERKFQLEDATTIIKHSVDNILQTTPNKTEAIDKIRTLLSPIRFADEDSGYFFIYDMKGTNIVHSTAPNKHGSNSINARDVNGVAYIQGLISASRNGGGFVEYSYPKTANGQPQPKLSYAAGVNNGNWFIGTGLYIDDITEEVATYRTTAELAMQERFELVLISSAILAIITIILVLFSANRITTPVQNMVDTLNDIADGEGDLTRRLNVQGEDEIADLANAFNRFVAKLQTIIKQVSDVTENVGRAAGSIHQQTQGLTQQLHDHNNETEQVVTAVTEMSSAASEVAINANEVANATSNASQDSQLAQQRVDTSVASITALVDEVDQAAKHIDSLNQQSQKIDNVLKVIGEIAEQTNLLALNAAIEAARAGEQGRGFAVVADEVRGLASRTQTSTKEIKEMLDELHALVAHAVSSMDHSQNTCTEAVGAANSITESLSSVTGAVEAINDMTSHIATAATEQSSVTDEINRNMISIQDIVSHLIQSNSDSEHVVSELNEAGEELKQLVGQFKTS, from the coding sequence ATGAAAAAATTAAAGTTAAAGAGCAAACTTTTATTGCTCAGCTTGCTCCCTCTATTTGTCACTTTGGCCGTCGCTATTGGTCTTATCGTAACGTTAGAACAAAATGCATTAAATGAAGAAGTGGTCCACTATCAAGAACGACTCATTTCAGAAAGGAAGTTTCAGCTTGAAGATGCAACAACGATCATCAAGCACTCTGTTGATAACATACTGCAAACAACACCAAACAAAACAGAAGCGATTGATAAAATTCGGACGCTTCTCTCTCCTATCCGCTTTGCTGATGAAGACTCAGGTTACTTTTTCATCTATGACATGAAAGGCACCAATATTGTGCATTCAACGGCACCCAATAAGCACGGCTCTAATAGTATCAATGCCCGTGACGTAAATGGTGTTGCTTATATCCAAGGTTTAATTAGCGCCTCACGTAATGGCGGTGGTTTTGTTGAATACAGCTATCCAAAAACAGCAAATGGACAGCCACAACCTAAGTTAAGCTATGCTGCTGGCGTAAATAACGGTAACTGGTTTATTGGTACTGGTTTGTACATTGATGATATTACAGAGGAAGTGGCAACCTACCGCACAACGGCTGAACTCGCTATGCAAGAGCGCTTTGAGCTAGTGCTAATCAGCTCAGCTATCCTTGCGATTATTACCATTATTTTAGTGCTGTTTAGTGCCAACCGCATTACAACACCAGTACAAAATATGGTTGATACCTTAAATGACATTGCCGATGGTGAGGGTGATTTAACCCGTCGTCTCAATGTTCAAGGTGAAGATGAAATTGCTGACCTTGCCAATGCATTCAACCGCTTTGTTGCCAAGCTACAAACCATCATTAAACAAGTTTCTGATGTAACAGAAAATGTTGGTCGCGCTGCTGGGAGTATCCATCAACAGACACAGGGTCTAACGCAGCAACTTCACGACCACAATAACGAAACAGAACAAGTGGTCACCGCCGTGACAGAAATGAGTTCTGCAGCCAGTGAAGTGGCGATCAATGCTAATGAAGTGGCCAACGCAACCAGCAATGCCAGCCAAGATTCACAGCTTGCACAACAACGTGTTGATACCTCGGTTGCTTCAATAACAGCATTGGTCGATGAAGTTGATCAAGCCGCAAAACATATTGATTCACTAAACCAACAATCACAGAAAATCGATAATGTATTAAAAGTTATCGGTGAAATTGCAGAACAAACCAACCTACTAGCACTGAATGCCGCCATTGAAGCAGCTCGTGCCGGTGAACAAGGTCGTGGTTTTGCTGTGGTAGCCGATGAAGTCCGCGGCCTCGCCAGCCGTACGCAAACAAGCACTAAAGAAATCAAAGAGATGCTTGATGAATTACATGCGCTTGTTGCTCATGCTGTCAGTTCAATGGATCACAGCCAAAATACGTGTACAGAAGCAGTCGGTGCTGCTAACTCGATTACAGAAAGTCTTTCATCTGTGACTGGCGCTGTCGAAGCTATCAATGATATGACCAGTCATATCGCCACAGCAGCAACCGAGCAAAGTTCAGTAACCGATGAAATCAACAGAAATATGATTTCAATACAAGATATTGTCAGTCACCTTATTCAATCCAATAGTGATTCTGAACATGTTGTTTCTGAACTAAATGAAGCGGGCGAAGAGCTAAAACAGCTGGTTGGGCAATTCAAAACAAGCTAA